One segment of Gadus chalcogrammus isolate NIFS_2021 chromosome 8, NIFS_Gcha_1.0, whole genome shotgun sequence DNA contains the following:
- the LOC130387315 gene encoding uncharacterized protein LOC130387315, producing the protein MLLLSRAAWSSLCLAVVAMAAELTQDQVSWTRRERKAVSFRCTNTEQCANNYIFWYQKKESETFTLILLIDDSNGGLDKGFKHPQKDDFSTVFKENSWELSLQEVKASHSATYYCSCWISGVTQSVERPKVSVYPATGADLKGRRSLLCVARDMVPEEVRVSWRRRGGGGGGGKDGEQLEPRGPTYAASILVMDPGETLTDQYICRVEHESGLQEVEVPGSLQVLSRARLASVLYTVMVVKSVLCCCGLALLLLHTNKTSRTPRTSTTTALD; encoded by the exons ATGCTTCTACTCTCTAGGGCTGCCTGGAGCTCACTGTGTTTAG CggtggttgccatggcagcagagCTGACTCAGGACCAGGTGTCGTGGACCAGGAGAGAAAGGAAAGCCGTCTCCTTCAGATGTACAAACACTGAACAGTGTGCTAATAATTATATTTTCTGGTAccagaagaaagagagcgaaacATTCACCCTGATTCTTCTAATTGACGACAGTAATGGTGGTCTTGATAAAGGATTCAAACATCCCCAGAAGGATGATTTCTCAACAGTCTTCAAAGAGAACAGCTGGGAGTTGTCGCTTCAGGAGGTGAAAGCGTCCCATTCTGCCACCTACTACTGTTCCTGTTGGATTAGTGGTGTCACACA GTCAGTGGAGCGGCCCAAAGTGAGCGTCTACCCAGCGACGGGAGCTGATTTAAAGGGCCGGCgctccctgctgtgtgtggccaGAGACATGGTCCCTGAGGAGGTCCGggtgtcctggaggaggagaggggggggcggagggggggggaaggacggGGAGCAGCTGGAGCCCAGAGGACCGACATACGCTGCCAGCATCCTGGTTATGGATCCGGGAGAAACCCTCACAGATCAATACATCTGTAGAGTTGAGCATGAGAGCGgtctgcaggaggtggaggtcccaG GGTCCCTCCAGGTGCTGTCCAGAGCCAGGCTGGCGTCTGTGCTCTACACAGTGATGGTGGTGAAGAGTGTGCTCTGCTGCTGTGGCCtggctctcctgctcctccacaccAACAAGACCAGCAGGACgcccagaaccagcaccaccacagccctggactga
- the LOC130387314 gene encoding uncharacterized protein LOC130387314: protein MAAELTQDQVSWTRREGENVSFRYRSVERPKVSVYPATGADLKGRHSLLCVARDMVPEEVRVSWRRRGGGGGGGKDGEQLELRAPTYAASILVIDQGETLTDQYICRVEHESGLQEVEVREGPGKTDVTLATAVTTDPRRPGRPRDGPSDETHLSLQVLSRARLASVLYTVMVVKSVLCCCGLALLLLHTNKTSRTPRTSTTTALD, encoded by the exons atggcagcagagCTGACTCAGGACCAGGTGTCGTGGAccaggagagaaggggaaaacGTCTCCTTCAGAT ACAGGTCAGTGGAGCGGCCCAAAGTGAGCGTCTACCCAGCGACGGGAGCTGATTTAAAGGGCCGGCACTccctgctgtgtgtagccaGAGACATGGTCCCTGAGGAGGTCCGggtgtcctggaggaggagaggggggggcggagggggggggaaggacggGGAGCAGCTGGAGCTCAGAGCACCGACATACGCTGCCAGCATCCTGGTTATTGATCAGGGAGAAACCCTCACAGATCAATACATCTGTAGAGTTGAGCATGAGAGCGgtctgcaggaggtggaggtccgaG AAGGCCCCGGAAAGACAGATGTTACCTTAGCGACGGCAGTAACTACGGACCCCCGGCGTCCAGGGAGACCTAGAGACGGTCCTTCAGATGAAACACACC TGTCCCTCCAGGTGCTGTCCAGAGCCAGGCTGGCGTCTGTGCTCTACACAGTGATGGTGGTGAAGAGTGTGCTCTGCTGCTGTGGCCtggctctcctgctcctccacaccAACAAGACCAGCAGGACgcccagaaccagcaccaccactgcCCTGGACTGA